In Hyperolius riggenbachi isolate aHypRig1 chromosome 10, aHypRig1.pri, whole genome shotgun sequence, a genomic segment contains:
- the PWWP2B gene encoding PWWP domain-containing protein 2B, producing the protein MEAEDGQELRVGSLVPVLVEQMVNGTLVVTLNCGEKSYSGILLDCSNKSGLFCMPPPSVPKNEDTPNGSCNSIPTDANFSHPLSETPIQDTELPVKSNTDQVSPLLPPPGSAPSYPPYFEGAPFPPPLWIRHSYNQWVPQPPPRSIKRTKRRMSRNRDPGRLIMSTIRLRPRQVLCEKCKNTLNTEDAPKGQHNTRNGRKQSEDKERHKTEYDQEDRKTEERRERPNSASRDLLRVSPSKDLVHRSPVIKISYSTPQGKGEVVKIPSRVHGSVEPFCPSQTQENGSRDQEMTKDGEQYQTPKRLVDRSVDSQVASIPKLKLPKPLHSSAEIPPPKIRLKPQRISDGQSVSIYKSELIDEMNVLQSSRGSETDSSAYYMDDSTERSYHDVSLGSSGEDEDFKGFPHSRDGHNLNLIMNYRKRKADSSSASLCSNDSLDEPKSSHLELNGIDFCDLMPGEDLSVSSSKDGQKTVPPLTVRLHSKSVSNCITVDGKTMSVGDVVWGKVHGFPWWPARILSINVNQKENGDPSWHEATVSWFGSPTTSSLSVSKLSSFAEFFKLRFNRKKKGVYRKAIAEAAKATNHLTPEIRELIMQCET; encoded by the exons ATGGAGGCCGAGGACGGGCAGGAGCTGCGGGTCGGCTCGCTGGTGCCAGTCCTGGTGGAGCAGATGGTGAACGGCACCCTGGTGGTGACCCTGAACTGCGGGGAGAAGTCCTACAGCGGGATCCTGCTGGACTGCAGTAACAA GTCTGGGTTGTTCTGCATGCCACCACCGTCTGTTCCAAAAAATGAAGACACTCCTAATGGTTCCTGTAACAGTATTCCTACAGATGCCAATTTTTCCCACCCTTTGTCGGAAACCCCAATTCAAGACACTGAACTCCCCGTGAAAAGTAACACAGATCAAGTCTCTCCACTCCTTCCGCCTCCCGGTTCTGCTCCTTCCTACCCTCCGTACTTTGAAGGCgctccttttcctcctcctctgtggATAAGACACTCATACAATCAGTGGGTGCCTCAGCCTCCCCCACGCAGTATTAAAAGGACAAAAAGACGAATGTCGAGGAACAGGGATCCCGGGAGGCTTATAATGAGCACAATAAGGCTGCGGCCTAGGCAAGTCCTTTGTGAGAAATGCAAAAACACATTAAATACAGAGGACGCCCCAAAAGGTCAACACAACACTAGAAACGGCAGAAAACAGAGTGAGGATAAGGAAAGACATAAAACGGAATATGACCAGGAAGACAGAAAGACGGAGGAAAGGAGGGAAAGACCTAATAGTGCCTCTAGAGACTTGTTACGTGTAAGTCCCTCAAAAGACTTGGTACATAGAAGTCCAGTAATAAAGATTTCTTACAGTACGCCGCAAGGCAAAGGGGAAGTCGTTAAGATTCCATCACGTGTCCATGGCTCAGTTGAGCCGTTTTGTCCTAGCCAAACGCAAGAAAACGGAAGCAGGGACCAAGAGATGACGAAGGACGGTGAACAGTATCAAACTCCCAAGCGTTTAGTAGATAGATCGGTGGACAGTCAGGTAGCCTCTATTCCAAAGCTCAAGTTACCCAAGCCATTGCATTCCAGTGCGGAAATCCCACCGCCTAAAATCAGACTCAAGCCACAAAGAATTAGTGATGGACAAAGCGTTTCCATCTACAAGTCCGAGCTAATCGACGAGATGAATGTATTGCAGAGTAGTCGAGGGTCTGAGACAGATTCCTCCGCTTACTACATGGACGATTCCACAGAAAGAAGCTATCACGATGTTTCTTTGGGAAGCTCAGGAGAAGATGAGGACTTCAAAGGATTTCCACACAGCCGGGATGGGCATAACTTGAATTTAATTATGAATTACCGTAAAAGGAAAGCAGATTCATCCAGCGCGTCGTTGTGCAGCAATGACAGCCTTGATGAACCAAAGTCCTCTCATCTGGAGCTCAACGGAATTGATTTTTGTGATCTTATGCCTGGTGAAGACCTTTCAGTCTCTTCCTCTAAAGATGGGCAGAAAACCGTTCCACCACTAACGGTTAGGCTTCATTCTAAAAGCGTATCAAATTGCATCACTGTAGATGGAAAAACTATGTCGGTGGGAGATGTGGTATGGGGGAAGGTCCATGGTTTTCCCTGGTGGCCTGCCCGTATATTGAGTATTAATGTGAACCAAAAGGAGAATGGTGATCCCTCATGGCACGAAGCAACGGTTTCATGGTTtggttctccaacaacctctagtTTGTCTGTTTCTAAACTTTCTTCCTTTGCGGAATTTTTCAAACTGAGGTTCAACCGGAAGAAAAAAGGAGTGTACCGTAAAGCTATTGCGGAAGCTGCCAAGGCTACTAACCACCTGACTCCAGAAATTAGGGAACTAATAATGCAATGTGAAACGTAA